A region from the Malus domestica chromosome 07, GDT2T_hap1 genome encodes:
- the LOC103439809 gene encoding heavy metal-associated isoprenylated plant protein 39 → MKKVVLKLEVYNEKSKKKAMKAVSGLEGLDSISMDMKDKKLTVTGDIDPVELVARLRKLYHTEILSVGPAKEEKKKEEPKKEEPKKEQPKKKDPKDELAEIMRAYQAQYPPMPTYYCVRSAEEDPNSCVIC, encoded by the exons ATGAAG AAAGTAGTGTTGAAATTGGAAGTATACAACGAGAAGTCTAAGAAGAAAGCCATGAAGGCCGTGTCGGGGCTTGAAG GGCTTGATTCAATTTCCATGGATATGAAGGACAAGAAGTTGACGGTCACAGGGGACATAGATCCGGTGGAGTTGGTGGCAAGATTAAGGAAGCTTTACCATACTGAGATACTCTCAGTCGGACCGGcaaaggaggagaagaagaaggaggagccaAAGAAGGAGGAGCCAAAGAAGGAGCAGCCGAAGAAGAAAGATCCAAAGGACGAATTGGCTGAGATTATGAGGGCCTACCAAGCTCAGTATCCTCCAATGCCTACATATTACTGCGTAAGAAGTGCAGAAGAGGATCCCAATTCTTGTGTCATTTGCTGA
- the LOC103439811 gene encoding DUF21 domain-containing protein At5g52790 isoform X1 codes for MRDHDILCCETDFWVFIVICVVLVAFAGIASGLALGLLSFSQVDLEVLIKSGQPQDQKDAAKVLRLVKNEHLLLCTLLIGKSLAMEALPIFLESLLPFWAAILVSVTLVLAFAEVIPQAVCSRYGLHLGAKMTHLVRLLIVVFLPLSYPFSKLLDCLLGKGHSVLLRRAELKTLVDLHANEAGKGGELSHHETMIIGGALDLTFKTAKDAMTPISQTFSLDINSKLDKNTLGLIASKGHSRIPIYSGTPTNIIGLILLKNLVFIRPEDEKPIKYLTIRKIPRVYDNWPLYDILHQFKKGHSHMVAVVKSNKDINSKSNSKLAGSGGLIFPHEQERLSTSEDMSSPLCSSETAYCIPASKHVVEEAQELETQNTRYRQGLRTQNVSSEIIESVQSCMDEEVIGIITMEDVMEELLQEDILDETDEYVDVHKKIKINLLPFSRRSSPSKSPRKPAPLIYWRTPQQSPLSSYSTPAAGSPLLPYSRRSSAPKSPRKSASPIYWRTPEPSPLSTYSTPATGSPIYPYNQQSFIRPALHASAGPVRSCPSSHRASRKSDDEKLQNPSGHKVYRW; via the exons ATGAGAGACCACGACATACTGTGTTGTGAGACCGATTTCTGGGTGTTCATAGTCATATGTGTGGTCCTTGTGGCATTTGCCGGCATTGCATCAGGCCTTGCCTTAGGACTACTCTCCTTCAGCCAAGTCGATCTCGAAGTCCTCATTAAGTCCGGTCAGCCTCAAGACCAGAAGGATGCAG CGAAGGTTCTGCGGCTTGTTAAGAATGAACATCTACTTTTATGTACTCTCCTCATAGGAAAATCACTGGCAATGGAG GCGCTTCCCATTTTCCTGGAGTCGCTTCTTCCCTTTTGGGCTGCGATTCTTGTGTCAGTCACCCTTGTACTCGCATTTGCGGAG GTCATTCCTCAAGCTGTTTGTTCTCGATATGGACTACATCTGGGTGCGAAAATGACTCACTTGGTACGATTGCTTATTGTGGTTTTCCTCCCCCTATCGTATCCGTTCAGCAAG CTGCTGGATTGCCTCCTTGGCAAAGGGCATTCGGTGCTCTTAAGACGAGCAGAGCTAAAAACATTGGTGGATCTGCATGCCAATGAG GCTGGGAAAGGTGGAGAGTTATCGCATCACGAAACGATGATTATTGGTGGTGCTCTGGATTTGACTTTCAAGACTGCTAAAGATGCAATGACTCCCATATCTCAGACTTTCTCTCTTGATATCAATTCAAAACTCGACAA GAATACACTTGGTTTAATAGCTAGCAAAGGTCACAGTCGTATACCTATCTACTCCGGAACCCCAACAAACATTATTGGCCTCATTCTG TTGAAGAACTTGGTCTTCATCCGTCCTGAGGACGAAAAGCCAATTAAATACTTGACTATCAGAAAGATTCCAAG GGTCTATGATAATTGGCCTTTATACGATATACTGCATCAGTTCAAGAAAGGTCATAGTCATATGGTTGCTGTGGTGAAGAGTAACAAGGATATTAATTcaaaatcaaattcaaaactAGCAGGGAGTGGAG GATTAATTTTTCCACATGAGCAAGAGCGTCTGAGCACTTCCGAGGACATGTCATCACCCCTATGTTCAAGTGAAACTGCATACTGTATTCCGGCATCAAAGCACGTTGTGGAGGAAGCACAAGAGTTGGAGACACAAAATACGCGATATAGGCAAGGATTGCGGACGCAAAATGTATCATCTGAAATTATAGAATCTGTTCAAAGTTGCATGGACGAGGAGGTTATCGGTATCATAACAATGGAGGATGTTATGGAGGAACTGCTCCAG GAAGATATACTGGATGAAACAGATGAATATGTCGATGTTCACAAGAA AATCAAAATCAACCTCCTACCATTTTCAAGAAGATCATCACCCTCAAAATCTCCAAGAAAACCTGCGCCTCTAATTTATTGGAGAACTCCACAGCAGTCTCCACTGTCTTCATACAGCACTCCTGCAGCCGGGTCTCCCCTCCTGCCATATTCAAGAAGATCATCAGCCCCAAAATCTCCAAGAAAATCTGCGTCTCCGATTTATTGGAGAACTCCAGAGCCGTCTCCACTGTCTACGTACAGCACTCCTGCAACCGGGTCTCCGATTTATCCATACAATCAACAATCTTTTATAAGACCTGCCCTGCATGCATCCGCAGGCCCGGTTCGCAGCTGTCCATCCTCGCATCGA GCCTCAAGAAAATCGGATGATGAGAAGCTGCAAAATCCCAGTGGCCATAAAGTTTACAGGTGGTAA
- the LOC103439811 gene encoding DUF21 domain-containing protein At5g52790 isoform X2, with the protein MRDHDILCCETDFWVFIVICVVLVAFAGIASGLALGLLSFSQVDLEVLIKSGQPQDQKDAAKVLRLVKNEHLLLCTLLIGKSLAMEALPIFLESLLPFWAAILVSVTLVLAFAEVIPQAVCSRYGLHLGAKMTHLVRLLIVVFLPLSYPFSKLLDCLLGKGHSVLLRRAELKTLVDLHANEAGKGGELSHHETMIIGGALDLTFKTAKDAMTPISQTFSLDINSKLDKNTLGLIASKGHSRIPIYSGTPTNIIGLILLKNLVFIRPEDEKPIKYLTIRKIPRVYDNWPLYDILHQFKKGHSHMVAVVKSNKDINSKSNSKLAGSGGLIFPHEQERLSTSEDMSSPLCSSETAYCIPASKHVVEEAQELETQNTRYRQGLRTQNVSSEIIESVQSCMDEEVIGIITMEDVMEELLQIYWMKQMNMSMFTRKSKSTSYHFQEDHHPQNLQENLRL; encoded by the exons ATGAGAGACCACGACATACTGTGTTGTGAGACCGATTTCTGGGTGTTCATAGTCATATGTGTGGTCCTTGTGGCATTTGCCGGCATTGCATCAGGCCTTGCCTTAGGACTACTCTCCTTCAGCCAAGTCGATCTCGAAGTCCTCATTAAGTCCGGTCAGCCTCAAGACCAGAAGGATGCAG CGAAGGTTCTGCGGCTTGTTAAGAATGAACATCTACTTTTATGTACTCTCCTCATAGGAAAATCACTGGCAATGGAG GCGCTTCCCATTTTCCTGGAGTCGCTTCTTCCCTTTTGGGCTGCGATTCTTGTGTCAGTCACCCTTGTACTCGCATTTGCGGAG GTCATTCCTCAAGCTGTTTGTTCTCGATATGGACTACATCTGGGTGCGAAAATGACTCACTTGGTACGATTGCTTATTGTGGTTTTCCTCCCCCTATCGTATCCGTTCAGCAAG CTGCTGGATTGCCTCCTTGGCAAAGGGCATTCGGTGCTCTTAAGACGAGCAGAGCTAAAAACATTGGTGGATCTGCATGCCAATGAG GCTGGGAAAGGTGGAGAGTTATCGCATCACGAAACGATGATTATTGGTGGTGCTCTGGATTTGACTTTCAAGACTGCTAAAGATGCAATGACTCCCATATCTCAGACTTTCTCTCTTGATATCAATTCAAAACTCGACAA GAATACACTTGGTTTAATAGCTAGCAAAGGTCACAGTCGTATACCTATCTACTCCGGAACCCCAACAAACATTATTGGCCTCATTCTG TTGAAGAACTTGGTCTTCATCCGTCCTGAGGACGAAAAGCCAATTAAATACTTGACTATCAGAAAGATTCCAAG GGTCTATGATAATTGGCCTTTATACGATATACTGCATCAGTTCAAGAAAGGTCATAGTCATATGGTTGCTGTGGTGAAGAGTAACAAGGATATTAATTcaaaatcaaattcaaaactAGCAGGGAGTGGAG GATTAATTTTTCCACATGAGCAAGAGCGTCTGAGCACTTCCGAGGACATGTCATCACCCCTATGTTCAAGTGAAACTGCATACTGTATTCCGGCATCAAAGCACGTTGTGGAGGAAGCACAAGAGTTGGAGACACAAAATACGCGATATAGGCAAGGATTGCGGACGCAAAATGTATCATCTGAAATTATAGAATCTGTTCAAAGTTGCATGGACGAGGAGGTTATCGGTATCATAACAATGGAGGATGTTATGGAGGAACTGCTCCAG ATATACTGGATGAAACAGATGAATATGTCGATGTTCACAAGAA AATCAAAATCAACCTCCTACCATTTTCAAGAAGATCATCACCCTCAAAATCTCCAAGAAAACCTGCGCCTCTAA
- the LOC103439812 gene encoding uncharacterized protein At3g49140 encodes MMMIESAMAVRFNSAATNLCSSTSMPSYRPTWSSDEVTGAVHCRLSCTGGFAAPWNRIRRSKNGSVAKKGSFVKSGIRASAGQLGPGSEPVKPNGRPQYHPFEDIAESTLDTSGAARLTAAESARTLIEVNSKATLMFTSLINDEVHENILCPDLPYVTDEHGNIYFQVKDSEDTFQSLTSENNFVQVIIGLDAMEMINEMELPGIDFEIDGIEDEDSDVEDDDDDEEDDDEEDVDYDSDWVAVLEDEDEDDLDDSDKSIGDWAKLETMRYSHPMYFAKKLSEVASDDPIDWAEQAPASLAIQGLIRPALVEEHSVIQKHLSDHQSFNDGIDEVGRTVEDDLEDPVKINGHKSGTSKDSPVSAEELENKKDEAPGNGTTFYKLEMVKIQLFSSHGTQTLVEVEDFVKAQPDCIAHSAAKIISRLKAGGEKTTQALKSLCWRLKGLQVEEAVLIGVDSLGFDLRVCSGTQVQTLRFAHNTRATSEYSAERQLNDLLFPRMQHKPQTVKQT; translated from the exons ATGATGATGATCGAGTCAGCCATGGCCGTACGGTTCAACTCCGCCGCCACAAACCTCTGCTCCTCCACCTCCATGCCCT CTTATCGTCCGACGTGGAGCTCAGACGAGGTGACCGGAGCCGTACACTGCCGCCTTTCTTGCACCGGCGGGTTCGCCGCGCCGTG GAATCGAATTAGACGATCAAAGAATGGTTCAGTTGCAAAAAAGGGGAGTTTTGTTAAGAGTGGGATTCGGGCATCCGCCGGGCAGTTAGGGCCCGGTTCGGAGCCTGTAAAGCCAAATGGAAGGCCGCAATACCACCCATTTGAGGATATTGCGGAGTCCACATTAGATACTAGTGGAGCTGCTAGACTTACAGCTGCAGAATCTGCTAGAACCCTTATTGAG GTTAACAGCAAAGCAACACTCATGTTTACGAGTTTGATCAATGATGAGGTTCATGAAAATATTTTATGTCCGGATTTGCCTTATGTAACAGATGAACATGGAA ATATCTACTTTCAAGTGAAGGATAGCGAAGACACTTTTCAATCCCTAACTTCAGAAAATAACTTTGTG CAAGTTATTATTGGGTTAGATGCTATGGAAATGATCAATGAGATGGAGTTACCAGGCATTGATTTTGAAATAGATGGGATTGAAGATGAAGATAgtgatgttgaagatgatgacgatgatgaggaggatgatgatgaagaagacGTTGACTACGATTCG GACTGGGTTGCTGTtcttgaagatgaagacgaAGATGATCTGGATGATTCTGACAAGTCTATTGGAGACTGGGCAAAATTGGAGACCATGCGTTATTCTCACCCAATGTATTTTGCCAAGAAGCTAAGTGAG GTTGCTTCTGATGATCCTATAGATTGGGCGGAGCAGGCTCCAGCTAGTTTGGCTATTCAGGGTCTTATAAGGCCTGCACTTGTAGAAGAACATTCCGTCATCCAAAAGCATCTGTCTGATCATCAGTCTTTTAATGATGGTATTGATGAAGTTGGTAGGACTGTCGAAGATGATTTAGAAGATCCTGTTAAGATTAATGGCCATAAATCAGGAACTTCCAAGGATAGTCCAGTCTCGGCAGAGGAATTGGAGAATAAGAAAGATGAAGCACCAGGAAACGGGACTACATTTTACAAACTGGAGATGGTTAAAATTCAGCTGTTTTCATCACATGGAACTCAG ACTCTTGTTGAAGTAGAAGACTTTGTAAAAGCTCAACCCGATTGCATTGCACACTCGGCAGCTAAAATTATATCTCGTTTGAAAGCTGGTGGAGAAAAGACCACGCAAGCTCTCAAGTCCTTGTGTTGGAGACTAAAGGGTCTTCAAGTGGAG GAGGCAGTACTTATTGGTGTAGATTCCCTTGGATTTGACTTAAGGGTTTGCTCAGGGACACAAGTCCAGACATTGCGGTTTGCGCACAATACGCGG GCGACTTCTGAGTACAGTGCGGAGAGACAACTCAATGATCTACTATTCCCAAGGATGCAGCACAAACCACAAACGGTGAAACAAACTTAG
- the LOC103439813 gene encoding protein SAR DEFICIENT 4: MISNHSSHIFPSSLRLTPKPPKLSTLLSMASAAKSTTTTTITSPITVTAESLHSILSHQTLINHFQSSLPAVSASLQSPIRQSYDVSPSSSLLLMPSWSSSPSLPYLGVKLVTYFPGNSTINLPGVHASYVLFSSATGQTLATIDGTALTLYRTSCVSGLASRILSRNDSGILVMIGAGAMAPHLIRAHLVARPSLKRVIIWNRNAEKAEILAEKMRECAEFDGVCFESDGCLDEAVGMGDIVSCATNSEAALVKGEKLKAGAHLDLVGSFKHSMKECDDEAVRRGRVFVDNEAALEEAGELVGAFERGVMEKADVCGMLVELINGDKVGRTSCEEITVFKSVGSAVVDILAAQLVYETYIQQQN; this comes from the coding sequence ATGATCTCAAACCATTCTTCTCATATCTTTCCCTCTTCTCTCAGACTCACACCAAAGCCTCCCAAGCTCTCAACCCTGCTATCAATGGCTTCCGCCGCCAaatcaaccaccaccaccaccataacaTCCCCAATCACCGTCACTGCCGAGTCTCTACACTCCATCCTCTCTCACCAAACCCTAATCAACCATTTCCAATCTTCCCTACCCGCCGTCTCAGCTTCTCTGCAATCCCCAATCCGCCAAAGCTACGACGTTTCgccctcctcctctctcctccTCATGCCCTCCTGGTCCTCCTCCCCTTCTCTCCCCTACTTGGGCGTCAAGCTCGTCACCTACTTCCCCGGAAACTCCACCATAAACTTACCCGGAGTGCACGCAAGTTATGTGCTCTTCAGCTCTGCCACCGGCCAAACCCTCGCCACCATCGACGGCACCGCCCTCACCCTTTACAGAACCTCCTGCGTTTCAGGCTTAGCTTCGAGGATTTTATCCCGAAACGACAGCGGAATTCTGGTTATGATCGGTGCGGGCGCTATGGCGCCGCATTTGATCAGAGCTCATTTAGTGGCACGGCCGAGCTTGAAGAGGGTGATCATATGGAACCGGAACGCGGAGAAGGCGGAAATTTTGgctgagaaaatgagagaatgtGCGGAGTTTGATGGGGTTTGTTTTGAGAGCGATGGGTGTTTGGATGAGGCGGTTGGGATGGGAGACATTGTGAGCTGCGCCACCAATTCGGAGGCGGCGCTTGTGAAGGGGGAGAAGCTGAAGGCGGGGGCACATTTGGACTTGGTTGGATCTTTCAAGCATTCCATGAAGGAATGTGACGATGAGGCGGTGAGGAGAGGGAGGGTTTTCGTGGACAATGAGGCGGCGCTGGAGGAGGCGGGGGAGCTGGTGGGTGCTTTCGAGAGAGGGGTGATGGAGAAGGCGGATGTTTGCGGAATGTTGGTGGAGTTGATCAACGGAGACAAGGTCGGGAGAACAAGTTGCGAGGAGATTACTGTGTTCAAGTCCGTTGGTTCTGCAGTTGTGGATATTCTTGCAGCTCAGTTGGTGTATGAAACCTATATCCAGCAACAAAATTAG
- the LOC103439814 gene encoding pentatricopeptide repeat-containing protein At4g21190 yields MLTLQHSLPAFTRGLEFIKSSHSRSSVVVCAQKGPRPRYPRVWKANKRIGTVSKSLKLVESIKGLSNVKEEVYGALDSFIAWELEFPLITVKKALKSLENQKEWKRIIQVSKWMLSKGQGRTMGTYFTLLTALAEDGRIEEAEELWTKLFSQYLESMPRMFFDKMISIYYQHGLHDKMFEIFADMEELGVQPNVSIVTKVGNVFKELGMLDKYDKLKKKYPPPKWEYRYIKGKRVKVRANHQNQSDGAAKVISEGKETVRSSEELLEAESNPDEHIVEAEEEDQNSNDLPEEAEASSDQLRVQS; encoded by the exons ATGCTTACCTTGCAACACTCACTTCCGGCCTTCACTCGGGGACTGGAATTCATCAAATCTTCCCACAGTAGAAGCAGTGTTGTG GTATGTGCTCAAAAGGGTCCAAGACCCAGGTACCCAAGAGTCTGGAAAGCCAATAAACGGATCGGAACCGTTTCCAAATCCCTCAAACTTGTTGAATCT aTTAAGGGGTTGTCAAATGTGAAAGAGGAAGTTTATGGAGCCCTTGATTCTTTCATTGCTTGGGAATTAGAATTCCCGTTGATCACAGTGAAGAAGGCACTCAAGTCCCTTGAGAATCAAAAGGAATGGAAAAGGATAATTCAG GTGTCAAAGTGGATGCTGAGCAAAGGGCAAGGAAGAACAATGGGGACCTATTTCACACTGTTAACTGCTTTGGCCGAGGATGGGAGGATTGAAGAAGCTGAAGAGCTCTGGACTAAGTTGTTTTCGCAGTACTTGGAAAGCATGCCTCGCATGTTCTTCGACAaaatgatttcaatttactaCCAGCACGGATTGCACGATAAGATGTTTGAG ATATTTGCTGATATGGAGGAGCTTGGCGTACAACCAAATGTTTCGATTGTTACGAAGGTTGGAAATGTCTTTAAGGAGCTAGGTATGCTGGACAAATACGACAAGTTGAAGAAGAAATATCCGCCACCGAAATGGGAGTATCGGTACATCAAGGGAAAACGCGTTAAGGTCCGAGCAAACCACCAGAACCAGTCTGATGGTGCTGCAAAAGTGATTAGTGAGGGGAAGGAAACAGTCCGCAGCTCCGAAGAGTTGTTAGAAGCTGAATCAAATCCAGACGAACACATTGTTGAAGCCGAGGAAGAGGATCAGAACTCAAATGATTTACCGGAGGAAGCCGAAGCAAGTTCAGATCAACTTAGGGTTCAATCTTGA